The genomic interval CCAGCTTAGAGCGCGAGGCGGACGATTTCAAACTCGTCCGCGGAATCGCCGCCTTGCTCGAGCGCGAAGCAACCTTCGAGACCGACGCCGAACTCGAGCCCGAACGCGCCCGGAAAGCGGTCTTCGAGGCAGCCGAAGCCGTCGGCGTCGTCAGCGAAGACGAACGGGCGATGGCGCTCATCCGCGCCGCCGAACCGCTTTCGGTTTCTGCAGACGCCCTCGAGGCGGGGCTCTATGCCGATCTTGAGGACCGCCAGCGTCTCACAGCAGTCGAGACGCGGTGGGACCCAGACGACCTGCTGGCGCAGTACAACCTCTCGCTGGCGCAAACGGCGCTGTTCGACGCGACTGAGGTTCGGGTTCGCTCGAGCGATCCGAAGGCGCTCATCTCGGCGATCAAACGACTGCGGCTGATGTACGAGATTCACGCGCCGAACAGCGACGACCTGCTCGCATCCGACGACGGCGCAAGCGAGCGCGAGGTGATCGTCACCGGCCCAACACACCTCTTTCGGGCAACCCGGCGCTACGGCACTCGCTTTGCCAGACTCTTGCGGACGGTCGCGGGCGCAGCTGAGTGGCACCTCGAGGCGACCATCGACGACCGCGGGACAGAGCGCACACTCACCCTCTCACACGAGGATCCGATCACCGTCCCCGACGCCGACCCGGTCGCCGAGGTGACGTTCGACAGCGGCGTCGAAGCGGACTTCGCGGCCCGAATCGGGACTCTCGACCTCGAGTGGGACCTCGTACGTGAACCAGAACCGCTCGCAACGGGCACGCGCGTGATGATCCCCGATTTTGCGTTCGAGTACGCGCATTCGAACTTTCGCGTCTATCTCGAGATCATGGGCTTTTGGACGCCAGAGTACGTCGCAAAGAAGCTCTCGCAACTCGAGGGCCTCGAGGACGTGGAACTCATCGTCGCGGTCGACGAATCGCTGGGTGTCGGCGAGGAGATCGCCGCGCGGGATTTCCGGGCGATTCCCTACACCGGCACGGTACGGGTGAAAGACGTGGTCGACGTATTGGGAGCGTACGAACGCGACCTCGTCGCCGCGAGCGCTGCCGACCTGCCCGCGGAACTGCGTCCCGATGATGACGCCGTGACGCTCGAGGCGCTCGCCGACCGCCACGGTGTCAGTGAGGACGCGCTCGCGGACGTGGTCTTCCCCGAGCACGAGCGCGTCGGGCGAACGCTGGTTCGACCCGGCGTGCTCGAGGAACTCTCGGAGGGGATTTCGGCCGGTATGTCGTTGGCTGGCGCCGAAGACGAACTCGAGGCGTACGGGATCGACGACTCGAGTGCGTTGCTTTCGGAACTTGGCTATCGCGTCGAGTGGGAGGGGCTTGCGGGCGGCACGCTCGTCGAACGGTAACCAGACGAAACGCGGCTATACATTGCGTTGACGCTGTTTTTGTCCATTGAGGTCTCCGATAGCAGTCACATTAGAGGCGGTCGAGATACTCGAGCATCGCCTGCCAGGCTCGAGCGGACGCACGAGCGTTCGCGGCATGCGTTCCGCCGAACCGGTGCGTGTCGGCCGGAGACGTATCAGCGTTGAACCGGTACGGAACTCGGATCGCGTGTCCGGCCTCGGGAAATGAACAGTGTTCAAACTGCCATGGGTGCTCGTGTTTCTCGAGTCGCTCGACGGCGCACTCCGCCATGCGTGTTGACGGCCAGATAGTGTCCTGTTCGCCAGAGATGAGCAACACTGGACCGTCGATGTCTTCGACGGGAATCTCGGCTCGTGCCCGCTCTTTAGGCGTCGGCTGATCAATTGCCGGTGTCGATGAGATCGGTTCTTCGTCCGGGAACGGCTCATCCTCCTCGCTCTCGTCCACGTATTTGTCAACGTGAAGGTGTGGTAACGGTTCTCCGTCGAGCAGCCACGTTGGCTGGTCCTCGCCGACCCCATCCATCCACGATGGTGCGGGCCAAACGTAGCAACTCGGCACGTAGGCGATGATGCAACCAATGGTGTCAAACGTCGATCCGGCTAGAAGAGATGCCTCGCCGCCTCTGGAAAAGCCGACAACTCCGACTTGATCACCCGAAACGTCGGGCCGTTGTAACAACCACTCGGCGGCATGGTTGAACTCCTCTAATGGCACTTCTAACAGTCGATCACGGACGCCCGACGCGCCGAAGTACTCAACGCACAGCACGGTATACCCATGTTCGGCGAGCAACGCGGCATACTCCTGTTCGTACCCCCGTGCACCACCGGCACCGTGAAGAACGAGGACACCCGGTCGAGGCCCATCACCCAGTCCTTGAAAGAGTCGCCCGTTCACGTCCTCGGTCCGAATGGTCGTCCCCGAGAGGAATCGCTCGTTCATACCGGCGCTTCGAAGAGGAAGTGGTTAAACCCAAGACATGTTTTGATCCGTCGATGACGCTGCGACCACAAGGAGTGAGCGCCCAACATCCCGTTAGTCTTCATCCTCTGCTAAACTCCCGCGCTCGTGCATCATCCGTGTCCCGCGCTCGAGCCAGCCCTTTCGCGCGTAGACGATGCCGACCACGAGGTTTCGCCAGACCCAGTCGGCCACAATGGCGACGTAGGCGGCGACGACGCCGTACTCGAGGTGGACGCCGAAGACGTAGGTGATCCCGAGCAGGAAGAAGACGGCCCCGGTGAGCTTCGCGACGAACGGCGGACGGGTCTCGCTGCCGCCCCGCAGCGAGCCTGCGAGGACGGTAAAGAGCGCGATAAGGAACGTCGAGACCGCGTACGCGCGGGCGAAGTCAACGGCGTAGGGAATCGTCTCCGCATCGCGGGTGAACACGAGGACGACCCACTCGGCCGTCGCGAAGATGCCGACGCCGAGGCCGCCAACGGTGAGGACGGCAAGTCCTGCGGCCGCGAGTCCGTTGAAATAGGCCTCGTCGGGCTTGCCCCGCCCGAGTGACTGTCCGGCGATGATGTTCGCGGCCGTGCCGTAGCCTCGCGAGAGCGGCGAGGAGAGTTGTTGGTAGACCCGCCGGCCGATGTGGTAGGCCGCGTTGACCTCGGTGCCGAACATGAGCAGGATGGCGTTGAACGGGAACTCGGCGATCAGTTCGGTGATTCCCTCGGCGATTCGGGGCGCACTGATGACGACCAGCTGTTTCATGATGACGAGCCGAGTCGGCCGGACCAGCGT from Natronolimnobius sp. AArcel1 carries:
- a CDS encoding MATE family efflux transporter, giving the protein MAEQVLRTLMRTTDLIVAGFFSPAAVAAVGLADIYGRLPLWFGLGVGDGAIALSSQDTGSGSVANRDEAVSQALLLGVLAGIPFALFGIVGSFWAIEILGAEAETVRWGGIYLAIILVTAPAFHVTMIAARSIQGTGDTRTPMYINAAANAFNIVLTVTLAFGLGPFPELSVVGIAIATAIGDTLAAITFVAVIYSSWSELTLVRPTRLVIMKQLVVISAPRIAEGITELIAEFPFNAILLMFGTEVNAAYHIGRRVYQQLSSPLSRGYGTAANIIAGQSLGRGKPDEAYFNGLAAAGLAVLTVGGLGVGIFATAEWVVLVFTRDAETIPYAVDFARAYAVSTFLIALFTVLAGSLRGGSETRPPFVAKLTGAVFFLLGITYVFGVHLEYGVVAAYVAIVADWVWRNLVVGIVYARKGWLERGTRMMHERGSLAEDED
- a CDS encoding acyl-CoA thioester hydrolase/BAAT C-terminal domain-containing protein; this encodes MNERFLSGTTIRTEDVNGRLFQGLGDGPRPGVLVLHGAGGARGYEQEYAALLAEHGYTVLCVEYFGASGVRDRLLEVPLEEFNHAAEWLLQRPDVSGDQVGVVGFSRGGEASLLAGSTFDTIGCIIAYVPSCYVWPAPSWMDGVGEDQPTWLLDGEPLPHLHVDKYVDESEEDEPFPDEEPISSTPAIDQPTPKERARAEIPVEDIDGPVLLISGEQDTIWPSTRMAECAVERLEKHEHPWQFEHCSFPEAGHAIRVPYRFNADTSPADTHRFGGTHAANARASARAWQAMLEYLDRL
- a CDS encoding DUF790 family protein codes for the protein MLTKDLLRVSRAGGGYHPQFSDRAHRPLAAKVIGTFQGHVGESRGDLEEALTSLEREADDFKLVRGIAALLEREATFETDAELEPERARKAVFEAAEAVGVVSEDERAMALIRAAEPLSVSADALEAGLYADLEDRQRLTAVETRWDPDDLLAQYNLSLAQTALFDATEVRVRSSDPKALISAIKRLRLMYEIHAPNSDDLLASDDGASEREVIVTGPTHLFRATRRYGTRFARLLRTVAGAAEWHLEATIDDRGTERTLTLSHEDPITVPDADPVAEVTFDSGVEADFAARIGTLDLEWDLVREPEPLATGTRVMIPDFAFEYAHSNFRVYLEIMGFWTPEYVAKKLSQLEGLEDVELIVAVDESLGVGEEIAARDFRAIPYTGTVRVKDVVDVLGAYERDLVAASAADLPAELRPDDDAVTLEALADRHGVSEDALADVVFPEHERVGRTLVRPGVLEELSEGISAGMSLAGAEDELEAYGIDDSSALLSELGYRVEWEGLAGGTLVER